In Vitis vinifera cultivar Pinot Noir 40024 chromosome 4, ASM3070453v1, the genomic window CTGTggagaaaatgatggaaaagaaaaatgagaacttCCATTTAAATGGTAAGATCCAaaatgttcttttatttttctatgcTACCCAACAAAGGTTAAAGAGAATGGGCTTGAGGATTGAAGGATGACAATTCTCTTTGATTGAGAAACAGCCAGAAAGGTACTTGTAGCTCACACTGTTTTACATGGAGAACTGTAGGTCATAATTCTTCAAAGAGCAAATCATGCATGTGGgagcagattttttttttttttttttcagcagttttagaattatttgaataaatttttttacttttccttgggattccaaatttaatcttcttagcagaaattttattttttccccctGTTAAGCTTAATCTTGGAATGAACCAACCATTTGGTGTGTCTTAGGTTTGATGTTTATAAGCAATTCTCCTCCCTACTTCCAGCTACCTACATACAAAAGATAAAACATAGATTGATAATTGGAAGAATGTACTTTACTTTTATATCACCTTTGTTATAGAACCAACTTTCAAAGTTATGGGGAATTTTTATTGGAAGATATAACCTAGAAACTAACCATCATTATGCTTCATGATTTTAGTAATTATTGTATTGTGTGAACTGAGGTTATAGATGGTCACAAGGCAGGTGATAAAAACTCATGGATGTTCATTAGGTTAGAATATATGCTTTGCCATTTATTCACCTTTTATTGGTTGTGTCCCAGGCCAACAGAGGTAGAGCAGTCTATTCTTGAAGACCTGCGAAACCGTGTACAGTTGAGTAGCATGGCACTGCCATCAGTCAGCTTCTATACGTTTATCAATACACACAATAGGTAATGGTCATAACCTTGTTAGTTTTACgtttatcttttatttgattaCTTCTGATTTACGTTTGTGCTCAAATTCTGATATTTGTTGCAAATGTGTCCTTAGTTTAAACTGTTCATCAATATCCCATGATGGATCTTTGGTTGCTGGTGGATTCTCAGACTCATCATTGAAGGTTGTGTTTTACCTCATAACTTAATGCACATctgattgttttatttttatttttatttttttattgttttgaacCTTGCCTCCACAGGTTTGGGACATGTCAAAGCTTGGGCAGCAAGCTGCTACTTGTAAGTTTGCAagtgattatttttctttctttgtgatGATTCATTATTATTGGGTTTGGTACATGAATTAtgcaataatttttatttttcctcatgAGTTTTCACTTATGGTTACGgcttattataaaaaaagttacCACTTAGTTAATAGCTATACTCTCTGTAAAGTAATTTGAACTGATGCTTTCTGAATGTTGGTTGCTTGATGTGGCTTCCAAGGCCCTATGTCATTCTTTGGGGAATCCTGTCATCTCTGCATTGTACTTGACCAAACAAATAATTGGTTCCTGCAACATGTAGTCCCAATCATACTTGGATCACTTTGAAGAACATGGTTCACTTGTTATCATCATGGATTCATTCCTCCCCTGATGGAAAAATTGGGGAAATTGAGGAAGCCCTTGACTTTAGCCAGGGCTCTGTTTTAATGGcatattttttgataggcaaacaagGATATACATATAGAAGAAAGTGCCAGGAGAGAGCACAAGAAGGTACACATGATGCATATGATTAATGCCAAAAATAGGCtagcaaaaagaaagagagaacacaaaaaacaaccttCCTATCCTTTTTTCAAACTCAACCAATCTTCAAAGCCTATCATAGACATGGAATGATCTTCAACGTGCATTCTAACCTAATTcacaaaaaaatacacaaaggaTAATTTGATTGCATGATCCAACTGTTCAACTCCCTCAAAAGACCTCCTATTTTGTTCTCCCCATAATGTTCAAAAGAGACAGAAGGGAGTAGCTCTTCAgtctttctttcacttctttccCACGAAAGAACCATACCAACTTAGAAGATTGCCTCTTAACAAAAGAGCGCATCTCCCAAGCCACTTCAAACAGAGAGAAAACCAAATGCCATAGGTTATCGCTTTGGAGTAGTGGAGAAGTAAGTGCTCAACCAATTCTTCATCCCATTTACACATGTAGTATCTAAAGTGGGAAGGCTGCCAACTTCTTACTTGGGGATCCCTTTGGGGACGAATCACAAGTCCGTGGCcatttgggatggggtggaagagagatttcGGAAAAGGCTTGtcatgtggaaaagacaatttATATCCAAAGGCGGGAGAATTACTCTAATTCGTAGCACTTTGTCAAGTATGCCCATATCCTTGATGTCTTTACTACGAAGACCAAGAGTGGTTAGTTTaagattggaaaaaattcaaagggattttttgtggggagggggagCTTTAGAGAGGAAGCCTCATCTAGTAAAATGGGATACCGTGTGTTTGGACAAAAGGAAGGGTGGCTTGGGAGTAAGACGTTTGTCTACTCTCAATAGGGCCCTTCTATGTAAGTGGAACTGGCGCTTTGCAAATGAAAGGAAGACTCTTTGGAGGCGCGTCATTAGTAGGAAGTTTGAGGAGGAAGAAGGGGGATGGTATACTAGAGATGTTAGGGAGGGATTTGGAGTAGGcttttggaaggaaataaggaaggaaggcGCTCTTTTGCAAAACAATATGATCTTTTCTGTGAGGAATGGTAGGAGGGTtcaattttggaaagataattgGTGTGGGAACTTCACTCTCTGTAACTCCTTTCCCTTTTTGTATGCCTTTGCATCATATAAAGAGGCTTGGTTAGTGGAGTTGTGGGACCATTCGGGAGAAGAAGGGGTTTGGAGTCCTAGCTTCTCTAGgccctttaatgattgggaggtggaggaggtggagagattACTTTTGACAATCCGGGGTAGGAGGCTTAATCCTCTTTTGGAAGATAGAATGCTGTGGAAAGAGACTAAGGATGGGATTTTCTCAGTTAAATCTCTTTATAGTACTCTAGCTTCAAGAAGAGTTGTTCCCTAATAGCATTATTTGGAGTCCTTGTGTGCCTACCCAAGtgtgtttctttgcttgggaagcattTTGGGGCAAGGTgctaactttggatcaacttaAAAAGAGGGGCCGGTTTCTAGCTAACAGATGCTTCCTTTGCTGTGAGGAAGAagagtcaattgatcatattcttatttaGTGCTTCAGGGCAAGAGTGTTATGGGAGTTattgtttgctctttttggtgtttcTTGGGTTCTTCCTTTTTCAGTTAGAGATACCCTTAGTGGTTGGTGTGACTTTAACTTGGGCAAGAAGCGTAGAAAGGTGTGGAAGGTAGCccctttgtgtattttttgagcggtttggaaagaaagaaacatgattgcttttgataatgaggAGCTGTCGATTCATAGGTTGAGAAATTCTTTTATATGTAACCTTTGGTTGTGGACTAAGTCGGTTGTAAATGATGGTCCTCTTCCTTTActcagttttttttattgactagGTGCTAGTTGAGGGCTGGTTTTgtatttcctcttcttttttgtgCCTTATGGcgcctcttgtatactccctataTGCTTTTGGGTTAGCCTCAAGGtgcccttttctaatatatactttttgtgtgtttgcctatcaaaaaaaaaatgtagtatCTATTTGGAATACTCTAATCCTTCTAAGTTGATCAGGAGTTAAAATTGTTCCCCAAATAGCTTTCCAAGGAAAGAAACTCACCTTCATTGGCACCTACAGATTCCATCCTATACTTGCAGGAACGACTCACTTCCTCTCTGAGCTAATGAATTATAGAAAGATTTGATTAAGAACTTGCTTGTCTTGGATTCCATCCCTTCTAATTGTAATTGTTTGTAGCCTATGGAAAAATACCTCCAGTCGTTTCAATTCCCAGTTGTGAAACTGTCTATGAAAACGGGAACTCCCCCAACCCCCTTCCATAACCTACTCTCACATATATGCTATCCAAGAGTCTTTATCAATGGCTAGAGAAAATAACACAGGGAAAGACTCTTCCAAAGAACTTTTCCCCGATCATCTATCTTTTCAGAATTTTATCCTTGTACTATTACCCACAACTAGTTGTGTTTTACTCCTAAAATCTTTCCTCCCGTTTCTAATAGCCCTTCACATCTCCACCCCAATGTATTCCTAACCTTCCTTGAGCACCTACCCATTTCTTTTGTCCCATTCTTTCATgaaatcacttgtttccaaagtgAATTACTCTCATGTGCAAATCTCTAGctccatttaccaagaagagcCTTGTAAAAAGTGTGAAGATTTCTGATACTAGggcctccattttttttttccaatcaaaCGATAGGTCATTTAACCAAGTGGGGTTTTCTCTCAAGTGCTCCTTTTCCCTgaagaaaatccctttggatctGCTCTAGTGTTAAGCTCATCCTCCTTAGAATGGCAAAAAGAGGCATGAAATAGATTGACAGACTTGACAGTGTGCTTTTGATCAAGGTGGGTCTTCCTTCTTTTAATAGATATTGTTTCTTCCATAAGGTAAGCTTTCTCTAAAATCTTCCCTCCACTGAATCCCCTCTCACTGATTTGTAGGGAGCACTCAATGGCAGGCCCTAACATGCAGTGGGAAGACTACCTACCTTGTAACGCAACATTGAGGCTAGACCCTCCACATTTGCAACCACCCACCCCTACTGGAATATTCTCGCTCTTCTCCATGTTTACCTTTAAACTAGAAATAGCTTCAACCCACATGAAAACCCAACTTAGATATTCTAACTGCTCTTGGTTGGCGTCACAAAAAATGAGGGTTATCGTCAGTTAATAACAAATGGGACACTTCCATACCTTCCCCACCTCTTCCTCCCACTTTGAACCTCAAGATGAAACTCCCTTCATTGGCTTTCCTCAGAATCCAATTGAGAGTCTCCATAGCCAAAATGAAGAGATGAGGGAAGAGAGGGTCTCCTTGCCTCAAACCCCTTGAACTTTGAAAAAATGTTGGAAGGGACGCCGTTGACTAAAATAGAGAATTTTGTTATTGAAATGCACCATTTAATCCATCTCACTCATTTTTtaccaaagcccattttctcCAAGACCAATATTAAGAAGTCTCAATTTACATGATCATATGCCTTTCTCAATGTCTAGTTCACAAATGATCTCACTATTTGTGCTCTTAAGCTTGGAATCCAATATCTCATTTGCAATGAGGCCTGCATCCAAGATATGCCTGCCATCATCTATGAAGGATTGCTGGTATATTGAAACCACCTTGCCCACCGTCTTTTTGAGCTGGTTAGCCAAAACATTAGCCAGGTGCTTATACAACCCTCAATTAAGCTGACTTAATGGCAAATGTTTCCCAAGAGATAACAACTTCACATATCTATAGAAAGATCTTCCTCAATTTAAAGAGAAATTTTGTGCAGCAAAATATCTGTTAAAGCTAGGAAGGcagttttaaaagaaagattttctGGGATGTCTTTTCCTTGTAACAAAAATGATGACTAAGCAAAATGATTTTGTGGATACAATTTCTTGGTAATAAactctattttcttttgttccttAGTGAGTGAATGAAAGTTAAAAATTGTTGCATTTCTGTAATGCTTGAACTAGGAGGGTGAatgttatcaaaaaaaaaaaagatttgccACAAACTGTGATTAAGAAGTAATATTTTAGTTAAATATCATCTTTTAGAGAATGTGAATCATATATCATGCTTAGTTTTGATAATactatcaaaacattttaatgCATTTTTGACATGGTTTATAGATCTCATGAcaattttgcaatttttctgaAAAAGTAATAGTCATTGGAAAGctaaaacaattctcaaagaGAAGTGAGAGAGAACTAAATTTGCAGATGTCATTGAATTATATGTATATGCACAACTAACAGATATACCTAAATTTGCAGATCTCTTTGTATCATAGGTTTAtacatattttgtaaaattatataGTTCTAGTGAACAGCTCAATACAACAAAGTGTTAGTTCCAACTACTTGGGGTTGGCTACATGagatttgttttgttttgatttttttttttttttttttttctcagtcAGCTTAATCTAAAGCCATATTCTCTATTGGATTCTTAGGGATCATGTTTTTTAACGCTCACTCTATCATGCCTCCTTTTGACCTGTTTCTCGTCCCTTTGGTTCTTTCATCTTAAATCAAGCCACTCCTCAGTATTGCAGATTGCTGAATTATCTTAGACGACTTTCCCTGACCTTGTCCTCACTTGCTGCTACTGTACCTTCTTATGTATGCACTTTCTTGTTTTGTCTTTACTTCTGTTGCAACTcatctattttaatttcatttttacaGCTGCATCCACTTTCTTGAATTATGTTTCTTAGTTGCTCAATGTTATCTTCTGTTAAGCATAGCTGGTCTTGTAGCTGTCTTAatcaaatgatatattttttatatactaaatAATCCTTGTAGCTAATATAGGAAAAAATGCAACTAATTTACGACTAATATAGATGTGAGGATCATCTTTTCCATAGGTTCCATTCCTCATTCTGGAAAGCTAAATACCTACAAAGCCTTCATGGTGCTTGTATCACAAGTGCTGTCTCTGTTGCTTCTGATTAGTGGCTGATgttagaagaaaaattaaactCTAGTCAAATTGAAGATTTATATAGCACTCTTTGAAATCAATCTAGTTGAcctattttttggttttatcaATACATTTTAATTTGAAGCAGTACATGTTAAATTTGCTTGTCAATTCatatttgtttagttttacAAAAGCTTTAAATCTCCCTCATAATTAATCCtgttttttaatcaaattttgtaatttaagGCTCACAACATTATATCACCTTTGATATGTTTCTGCTTTGGGTCATAAAGTGCTTAATTAGTTTAAAAGATCTCTCTTGGATATAAATTGCTTCATATGTCTGTTTTTCGCTTTTACTAATCTGGGTAAAGAGAAACTTTGGTATTAAACATGGCTGGTGTCAGCTATTATGCAGGGCGACAATGATTTGGCTCCTACCGAACAAATTCTTGGAACAAGTGGTGGAAAAAGATCTTATACATTATTTCAGGGTCATTCGGGTCCTGTTTATTCAGCCACTTTTAGTCCTCTTGGGGATTTTATTCTTTCCTCCTCAGCAGACTCAACAAGTACTTGTTCCTtgattcttatcttattgctttttcatctatcatttttctttcccttttttgcTCCCTTGTTCCATTCTTGCCTACATTTGGTTATAAGAAATAGCCCCAagtttaaaaactacttttgaCTGAAAAAAGTACTTTACACCACTGCAGTTCGATTGTGGAGCACAAAACTAAATGCAAATCTTGTTTGCTACAAAGGTCACAACTACCCTGTTTGGGATGTTCAGGTAAAAAATTGACTTTTTCTAGTTCATCTTGTTTAATGTTAAACTGCTTTCTCTTTTTATGCTGGAAACTTTAAGTGTCAATGACCTTCTGATCACCTTCTTATGGAGTCCTATTGCATATGTCAACTTTCTCAAAGCTGTTCTAGCCGGGAGTGAATCTACAACATGCTTTCTGATTGCATGAGACACAAgcagttcttttttttttttttttttttgataggtaaagtaagatatgtataaattaataatattaaaaagtacACCAGAGTACAGAGGGTGTATACATGAGACACTTGCAGTTCTTGTTGtttgattcttcattttcacCATCATGTCCATCATATGTTGGCTCTAATGACCTTCTGATCGCTTTCTTATGGAGTCCTATTTGCTCTTTGCTTGGCATACAAAAGATCTGCTAATAAAAACAGTCAAATTCTGTGGAAagctttttcttgtttttgcatAACTAATTGTCCATTTTCAAGGTCCTGTCCTTGATTTTTTGGagatcatgaaatttatggtCAATTCACCTCCCACTTGGACATAGTTAAAACCTAGTGAAGTACTTGTTATGGCTTTAGCCTGATTCGGCTTCATATACATTGTTAATGTACATTATCCAATGGATTAAGCTTTTGGGTTAACTTGGTAATTAACATGGTACCAAAGCTTGGTTTACAGGAGGTTATGAGTTTTAATACTGCAAAATATTTTGTTGCCCTAATTTCTGGAGCCCATGTGCAAAGCCCAAGGAAGGCTGCCTTTGAGGTGGGGTTGGGGTTTTAGGGCTTTTACCCAAATTAGCTTGATTTTCATTGTCAGTGTGTAATGTTTTATGCTTTTTACATTGGCAAggatattttttcaattttattttgttttattattatttttttaaggcaaatgaaaaagaaatatttttgcaATTCTTCAATGTGGCGGTCTGAAATTAATGCCGAACGAGCCTAAAATTTTTTCTGGACTGTGCTACTTGATCCTATCTAATATCATAAATTCTAATACCACATCtacttttgatttatttatttttcagtttAGTCCTATGGGACACTATTTTGCCAGCTCTTCGCATGATCGAACAGCCAGGATTTGGTCTATGGACAGGATACAACCCTTAAGAATAATGGCAGGGCATTTGTCTGATGTTGATGTGAGTAGTTTTTGTACTCTTCCCccccttctttctctctctttcttcctcCTTCCCCCTTAAACCCTCCTGTGTATATGTGTCATTTTGTTGCTTATATAATTGTTGAGTGGAAATTATTGCAACCTATTCTAATCCACAGACCATTTACCTGTTGGTTTACCCACTTCAGTCTACATGTTTACTGAATCCAAGAGTATTGGAACCATAGTTTACTGAAATTGGACATGGAGTTATCCTATTGAGTTTAGATTAGGTAACTTCTAAGTAGAATGAATGAGttaaattatctctttaatttgTAACCTATACAatggataaaaattattttaatacaaaCTAGAACCTGTTGTCTACCTCCAAGGACTTTGCTTAAAGATAGGGGATGGTGCACTGGAGGTTTTTTCCAAAGTTCTCTGTGCTGCTATAGTATGGATGCTTTCTTAGCGAGTTCTCTATCTACACcatttaattgtttttctacTTGCACTTGTAGTACAAACAAGTTGACTCAGGaaaagatattatttattttctggaaataaatagtttttttcaGTTTTGGTGTCTTTCTTGTTTCTAATATTGAAGTCAGTCATCTTCCCTCCCAAACTCTTGTTAAGATGAAAAGCTAACAAAAATTAGGACATGAAATGTGTTtgaggtattttttttttgttggcatATACTTGCTACTAGACAATTATCACTAGCACTGGAATGCCTCTGAATTAAAGTGAGAAGTGATGTTGGAAATGGTACCTTGGAGACAGCAATTTATCTATAACTACTGCTAGAAGATATGAATCAAAAGTTGATCCCTGATTTTGTATACAACATGAGCTGTTTCAGCTCATTTCCACCTGCCACTCTTCTCTAATTATCATGTTTTGCATGTCCAAGCATTAATGATTAGATAATTTGGTAATTTGAGTTCTCTTTTCACTGTCTATTGCAAATTAGTTGGGTTTGGAACTGCCCCCCgcccgccccccccccccctaactgaaacagggaaaaaatgaaattctCTTCATTGCTATTTATAAGGAGGCCAGTTCCAACCCATTCTTATATGTATATGAAAAGGCCCAAAAAAGTGTTTACATGTTGCATGAGTCCTACTGAAGTTATATGCACGTTCTGGCTTTGGAAAATTTTGTGGTCCAGCTCTATTGTTTAGAACCTTGGTTCTTTTGGTCAAGTTTCATCTTCGTCTTCTTAAATCAACTTAATTTCTAAATATAAGTTAATGGTTCAGTAACACCTGTTTTAGACTGAtaaagaggtttttttttatgatgccataaaaaaattaaaaaggagtGTTGGTTAGGCACTCAGATCacattcttatttttgtttgattttttttttttctgtatcaACCTTTCCAAGTTTGAGTTTAGCCTGATGCCATACTAATGCCGTAATTGTACTTATTGCTTAATGCAACATAAACTTGGCTTGTGATGGCCAATTTGAACTTTTAATATGTGATCCGTCTTATTGGTAAACCTTGGGAACAATTCTTCTACCTGTAGTCCCCATTCATTTTTCAGATTCCTGCATTCTGATAATTTTTATCCTGATTTTCCTCGTTTTTGGTATGTGGCTAAGAAGATGGGAGATTGGATATAGAAATCCTTCAGTGTTCTCCGATGCTTGGTTGCCTATTAGATATAGGATAAGTGGGTGGGATTCTACAGCTCTACATGTGACTTAATAATCCCATCTGATAGATAGGTATATCTTATGAATCATAAATtccattctcttattttatttctccaTGTGTTCaaaaactttctttttcatGTCATTTTTGTGATTAAAAAGTTTGatctaagaaaattaaatttctaatttcaagaaaataactaaagaaatactttaagataatattaatatataataaactttaatttttttattttatataaaatagttttttatatttattagatgttataatttttataataagagTTTGATATACAAATTTAACTATCTAGCAAACATGGGCTATGAGTCATCCCATCCATCAGTTTCTCATTCAAATCTTCTTCAGTTTGTGAACTTATTAGCTGCTGTCTGATCCACATAAAGatttcttccttttcatttcctttctccTCTTAATGCATGAAATGACAAGCATCATTCTAATAACATTTCTGGGACAACTATTATTCCCCGCAAGAGCAAGTattagttttttctttaatagGAGGGAAATTAGTTTCTGActtttttgggtgtttttttattttattgttttttattttctgttggCTCCTTTGGCTCTTTTATATTGTTGAGTTTTTCACCCTGCTCATGGTACATGCCAGGCTAGCAGAATGTTTCGTAGTTAACTGGATCACTTGAACTTGTGTTGTAATATTTTAGGACAGATTGTAATGAGTTTGGATTTGTTTGTTCAGTGTGTACAGTGGCACATAAACTGCAACTACATTGCGACAGGCTCAAGTGACAAAACAGTTCGATTATGGGATGTACAGAGTGGGGAGTGTGTTCGCATTTTCATTGGCCACAGGAGCATGGTTCTATCTTTGGCAATGTCACCTGATGGTCAGTACATGGCATCCGGTGATGAAGACGGCACGATCATGATGTGGGATCTCTCAAGCGGTCGCTGTGTCATGCCTTTGATGGGTCATATGTCATGCGTATGGTCACTTGCTTTCAGGTGGAAATCGATTTTCTTGCCCCTTATTATACACATCAACATATAGTACACGGAAGATATCTGGAACATTTTAAGTTATaattcttctcatctttgttgAACATTTTAGTTGTGAAGGCTCGCTCCTCGCATCTGGGTCTGCTGATTCCACTGTAAAACTGTGGGATGTGACCACAAGCACAAAGGTGCCTAGAAGTGAAGAAAAGTAAGTATATTATCCGAAACAAAAATAGCTTAAAACATGGTAATTAATCTCTGCATcgaaactttattttatttggaaatttatATTATGTATTGCATTCGATCAGCAAAAGTGGAAACACCAGCAGGCTGAGATCATTGAAGACTTTGCCAACCAAGTCTACACCAGTGTACTCGTTGCGGGTAAATTCCAAGACTGCTCAATTTTTGATACCCTTTAACTGCTGCTAGTGATTCAGATGGGTTTTCCAATCAAGTAATTTATGTTTCTTCTCACGTGCAGTTCTCCCGGAGGAATCTTCTATTTGCAGCCGGGGCGCTCTCAAAAAGTGGGTAAAATCTTGGTATGCCAGTTGTAGTTTTAGGTAAACTTTTTGAATCCTAAGTGTTTTAGGTTTAGACCATTTTTCCTTATCTATTAATGTAAAATTTTGTTCCATGAATGAAACAATCTGAGGAAAACTAGTTAATTTGTGCAGTGGTTGAGGGGTTTTTGTAGTAAATGACTCTAGTTGGACAGACTGCCAAAATTCTTGACATGAAAAATGTGTCTTAAGCAGGATTTTGATACTTGACATGAAAATTCTCCTGTACATCCATCTACAATTTTGTCTGCCAATCATGGTGAAGTAAAGGACAGTATTCCTCCACTAAAAAAATTCGTCGTTTCCAGCAACCAGTTATTCCAGTTTGGGCAGAACCCAAATATCAAAGGCTCAAATCATACTGATTATTTTTGGGCTTAAAAATGGTTTGAAGAATTTAATCCAGACTACTTTCTCGTCTGAAAGTGATGCCAAATTGCAATGGCGATATGATTGAGATTAATCTTCGAGGTAAATCCCAGAACGATAAAATCAATTTCGTGATATAtggtttcatttatttttttacaatttttctttgGGAAATTAAATTgaccaaaaatatgaaaaaataaaaataaaaaaattgttaattttaaatttattatttattcatttctcACTTTCTATTCTTTCCATTCTTTCTCAAGTTtttcaagaaataaatatttggaTACGGGATAGATTCCTTTTCTATTCAAACCTGCCAAAGTTCTACTCTAAAATGCTACATCTGCAACCAAAAAACCCTGGATCAGTACAAGCTCACGCTGCAAGCTCAAAAatttggtaaataaaataagaatatcaaAGGATAAAAAGCTGTTGTAATTTTTTCAAACTGACACACACAAGGGAATGCAAAAAAGTAAAGGGACAAAAAAAAACTGTTGGAAGTATTGAAAATCTGCAGTGAAGTGCccatttaaattattgattcaATCAACTTGGAGCAGAATCCAAACTGGCCTACATTGAAACTTCACAAAATTTGAGGCAGTAGTCAAAGTACAGCATGACAATCAGTAGAGGGGCGTGGCCGGAAAGACCAAGGACAaagaaaaagtatttattaaagTCTCTACTTTTTTGGTACAACACAAATGGTAAAAATAGTACTGACAATTACTTACTCCACAGTAAACATTTCCCGCCTCACCAACCAATGCAAATTGCAAAACGCTACATTTACACTACCTTCTTTTTCACACAAACTCGCAGGAAAATTTTCTTGCTGGAGAAAATCATGGGAAAATTTGCTGAGAAAAGCCACACCCAGATGTACAGTCTCTGGTACACATTTA contains:
- the LOC100254222 gene encoding transcription initiation factor TFIID subunit 5, which produces MEEEEIEKAVIAYLKKKGFKQTELAFQEEHHQHQNQQTKNSSSSISSSTDPDIAKHILSFSESENIPARYHEGYSKLRSWTYSSLDLYKHELLRVLYPVFIHCFMDLVAKGHIQEARNFFNSFREDHEMMHLRDLQKLEGVLSPSHLEEMEFAHSLRQSKVSIKICQYSYELLLQYLHKTQSITMLGVINEHINFQVSPGQPASISDDAEVVTLIGSSQDDANQINQKEIHWGLLEGSLEERLEKAGGLLSDSEKAEGEVKETDTEENKKRSAEGGKQGSSIKKLKKDKVVGAAGKTARPEANAVSMAPRVKPELALPVMPTEVEQSILEDLRNRVQLSSMALPSVSFYTFINTHNSLNCSSISHDGSLVAGGFSDSSLKVWDMSKLGQQAATSIMQGDNDLAPTEQILGTSGGKRSYTLFQGHSGPVYSATFSPLGDFILSSSADSTIRLWSTKLNANLVCYKGHNYPVWDVQFSPMGHYFASSSHDRTARIWSMDRIQPLRIMAGHLSDVDCVQWHINCNYIATGSSDKTVRLWDVQSGECVRIFIGHRSMVLSLAMSPDGQYMASGDEDGTIMMWDLSSGRCVMPLMGHMSCVWSLAFSCEGSLLASGSADSTVKLWDVTTSTKVPRSEENKSGNTSRLRSLKTLPTKSTPVYSLRFSRRNLLFAAGALSKSG